The Mobula hypostoma chromosome 1, sMobHyp1.1, whole genome shotgun sequence genome includes the window GGTGATTTCTTTAAAAGATTTAAAGTTTAAGCAATTAATAATATGATGCCTTGACAATGACCACTGGGACATTTCCACGATAAGCAAAGAATTGAGTTCATTTATTTGCACATTATTTCATATTATTCCTTTTCATATCTATGTACAAAACAGAATCAAAATAATTTGATAAGTAGATGTAGCAAAATCTAacagatttatttttaaaatgtaaaaacaagttaaaggggagaaagaaaggaaataTCTATGTGAGCTTAGTCTGTAGATTTTGCTGCCCTCCCACGTAAAGGGCGATAATATTAAATCTAACACAAGTTATGTCAATTGAGATGGCAATGGAGCTGAAAAAGACAGcgataactcacacacacaaaataaaggTGGTCTAGGAAATCATTTGTTAGAACAGAGCTGTAGCAGACCAAATTTAATGTTCTCAAATACAATATATAGAAAATTGGTTAGAGAAATTCACATTAGCAAAAGGGGATTGAAAAGGAGAATATGGAATTGGGCATTACTAGTTTCAACTTCTGAATTATACAAAGAAGCAATTAAATAGACAACTGATTGTCAAGATGTAACAAATCCATATTTTTAAAGAGGCTGTGCATTTTAGGCCAAACTCTAACGTTCAAATCATATCAACGCCCCTTTCgttcccatccccaccccccaagAAAATTGAATATCCAACAGGTGCAAAGTCTAACAACCAGGCATCTCACCTCAGGGAATTGTGTGCTGATATTATACTGATATTATATTGAACGTCGGATGTAATGTTTCCCAAAGTAGTCTAATAGGGATCCTGGCTTTGTAAATTCTATAAATATTAAAGTGTTATAAATCAGCATAGAGTAGGACAGGGGAATCAGAGCAGTTTAAATAAATAGAAATTATCTGCAAATTAAATAACACTTTATTGTGCAAACAATGACAAATATTTTGGAATAATTTTCTAGTTAAAATAAAGATATCGAAATTTGAAATATAGGTTATTTCTATAACAACAGATTCATGCACTAGTGATGTGAGTAGTGGTCATTCGGAGTCTTTGAATCCCTTGTATGTTCGTAAAGTACTTATATCTGAATCTAAAATTAGGCAGGACTTAGTTGGTTATGGGTGTTTTGGGGTTAACCAGCAAAACAGATCAGTGTTGGTCAGATGTTGCCCGAAGTTAAAGACATTAGCTTATGTGCTTCAGCTTTCTAGGTCAGATATCTGGCGAAGATATTTCACTCAGGCATGCATAAATAAATCTTCTGAATAAGATACCCTTGAATCTGTTCATATTCAGTGGTTGAGGATACTCAAAGCGGAGAACCAGTATTCAAGAGATATGGAGCTAAGTCCTTTAGTTCTTATATGCTAACTTTTAGTTTTCAATATAtgagatttatttttcatttaatgCTGTAATTTGTGGCATTGGAATGTTGTGCAGAATCTATTTATTTCAAGtttaatttattcttttttaAATGGGAGCGAGctgtatgtaaaaaataaagagaTGCTAATGCAGTTTTATAATTCAAACGCAACTTGTATTAGATTCATACACTGTGTTACACACCCACTTCGCATTATATGCGTAAGTAAAAAGAAGTGGCACTTTTACCTTGAAGCGTAACCTCACTATCAATGGATATCCACGCAAGAAGAGAAAAGCGCTTCCGAGTTTTAGAGATGTGTTTTATAAGCAATAAAATGAACGCTTTAGATATTAATATATTATCCCATAATAATTTAGACAAAATTTATAATCACTTGTTAATATAAAGTTTTTCAGGGTGCTATCCCTAAATTCACTTCCGTTACAATGTTACCAAATTGTCTCCATCTTAATCACAACATTTGAAACCTTTAGAACAATACGcttgtcaattcaattcaatttctttGACTCAAAATCAGCCAACATCCAGGCTATATCAGAAAACATCAAGTGAGGTCATCAAATTTTGCGAAAAGAATTTAAAACAGTTAAGCTGGAAACAACAGCGgaactcaaaaaaaaacaaactgagttgtaaaatattttcatttaaggAAACGTGCTCACCCATTCTGTCGTACGCTTGCCTTTCTCTCGTTTTCCTTCTCTTTTGTTATGCATGGTTCAATGCTGTCTGAACCCTAGCCTTTTGCTTTGCTTGCCTCTTGCGGATTCAAAAATGATGGCTGGTAAATCTTTTGTAAGCTCCTCGTTAGCCAATACAACTTCACAAAATACTTAGAGCGCCCTTTGTCCTCCAAGGACTCGAGATCCCATCATTAGCGTTTATTACTCAGGGAAGTTTGACAATGTAATTGACTGCTTACAAGACTTTTTCATTCATTCCCGCCGAGGTCCACCCCACGCTTGAATAGAAACGGAAATATTCAAATATTTCCCTTGCTCGTGTACAAAAGAGAATAAGATGTTTCACATCTCTCCCAATCACGTCAAAGCACAATATTTTCTGTCTCTTTTACCGATCGAGAAAACAACAATTGCGCTTTTAGGTAATATTGTTCTTTTACATAATTCGCAAATGCCAAATACAGGCAACAAATGTGAAATATTGCTCGGGAATTTTATGTTCCTTCTGTTCTTAGTAAAGTAGAAACAAGCACATAATTCCAATGTCCCGTGTTATTTAGTACAACGTTGCTATGTTTGGAAACTACTTGTTATTCATTTGCTAATCAGCGGAATGCCTCCAGAGCATGAGTCCCATTATGTTGCTACCTAAATCTTCCATGACCCTGTCAATTTCATGATCACATGTAGATAATGTCACTGTAAAACGCTTACTTCGTGTTAAAGGTTTCACGAGAACCCAAATTTTATATCTCTTAAGAAAACGCTACGTAATTGAATGAACCGTAGATTAGAATGTAATTTATAGATGTTATGCAACCAATCAACTAATTATTTAAGAGCGTTTTTTTTCTAAATATAACCTCTGAATATTAATTGGAAATTGTTCTTTTTATGTTCATCTTTTGCTTTACAGCCTGCCAGTAAACCAGCTGAAGGTTCATGAAATCATTCAATATGTTCATTCGAATGGTATGAAACGTCATTCAGTATGATTCCGTGCACATCTACAGATTTAAAGGACGTTTGTCTTCCGAGGTAAACATGAGAACAAAATTTAGgtgcagattttttttaattgattaaaTAGATTGCATTATCCTAAAAAGACCGCAACTTCTCGCCAGTTCTTTTGTGCCATCCTGAATGCTGGTGGAAAATCTTTCTCTCGCAAGGCTGATCGGGTGATTTCTGTCTTGTCAAGTCTTGTCAGTATCACCACCCAATACAATGAATACAACTAAACTTCATACCATACATATATCGAATGTTCCATCTTCACTTCATTAATATACAAACGgtagtttaaaaataaaaatgaccaTACTGGAGTTAATTATTGAATGACCACATGAGCTCGATTTGAATTATAAGCAGTACATAGATACATTTTATTTTATCTTGAAGGGTTAAGTCTACCATTCTTGGTCTGAGCCTAAACAACCGGCAGAATGATAATGATAAATTATCCTCATCAAGTTACCTATAAAAAGCATTTTGATGAAATCCTTAATGGATGAATGAAATGACATGCAGTGAATGAGATCTATTTTCTCTATGACCCTTTCAAAATGAGAAATCTACAGAAAGTCGCTTTAAATAAATAATAGCTTTCAAAAAGTATGGATAATAAATTGCAATAGCAAGTTATGTTTTCAGAGTCCATTTCTAAAAGTTCCAGTATATAAAATTCTATTCTGTGCATTAAAATGTTAGAAACCGAAGTGTACACCTGTCGTGAACAATCCGTTTTGGCTAAATCTTTACCTGGAATGAAACAGCTCATATTCAGCAGTTGCGAACCTGGTTTGGCTGATTTTAGCCGCCATTCCTTGCCCTGATCACAATAAAATCTCCGTTCATAAGAACCCACAATAACACCAACATCGCTTAACAATTCATAAATTTGTACTTCGCTTCAAAGATAATTCACCAAGAATTTACTCCTAAATTGAAAAAAAACGCATCTTTGTCATCTGCATCTTATATCTACGCCTCTATGCGATGTCGTATATCAACAAACAAACATCTAATTTCTGGTTTAAATATAACCATAGGTGGAGGGAATGAAAGCATTAGTCAGCATCCTGTCACTGGAATGGTGTTTATTGTAAGTAGTATTCGTGTAAAATCTAGTGTGATCGCTAGCGTCTGTACAAAGACACTGACGCGCCAAAGGCAAAGTTCTTAGCAGATAAGCACGAAGCAGCACAGGTCTTTAAATTGGATTATTATCTTAGCAATGTCCTCTGACGCATTGCAGATTTCACGCCAGCTTTTATAGAATGAGTAGGAATTACCAAATATCGAAAATGATGGATGGTTTAAGATTCTGCTTTGTGTTTCAGTAATATGTATTCGGTAAATATTTTTCACTTTGACCGATCGAGGCCGAGACGCGCTCGTTTGTATATTAAATTTGAAGAATTAAAGAGCACTCGCTCCTTGTTAGTGCATAACGCACGTGTGTATTTTACAGTATATGGCGCCCTCTTTATCTTTAAATTGAAGAGAGCCTCCGCGCTTTATCGTATGCAACATAGAAAGTTGCaagtgttggaaatctgaaataaaaacagaacatgtgGAAATACTCATCTGTGTATTGTGGCAGCATCTCTTGAGAACTGCCGCCCAACCTGCCgaatgtttccaacatttcctgtttttatttctgtttagtTAATTTCAGCCCTTGGCCAAACACTTCACGAAATGCTAACTGTTGGCGACGTAAAAATAAAGCCCTGTACAATTCTCCGCACCAATATTTGTCTTAAACTGACTAAAGCATTTGCTCCCGTGGAGAAAATAAGCACAATTTCTTCTTAGGTTCTACAGTCCATTCCAAAAACGATTAAAACAAATTAATTGATAATCAGGTTTTTAAAGAAAATAGGCAGGGAATGTATCTATTTGCGTCCTTATGATCAATACAAGTTTCAATTATAAAGCTCAAACTGTTATAATAAGGTATAATATATAGCTAATCACAAACTGAACAGCGCGGTCTTCCGATTTGCCAATAAGCGTAGATGTACATAGTCAAGATATATCGTTCTGCTATAATTCTTAAGTGTTCAACAGCAGACAAGAAATCAAGTTACACTGAAATTAATTTCTTAATGGGAAAACACAAATGAAAACAGATGCGGCAAGCAAATAGAACACAGCCCAAACGGTTGAAGTGTTAAATTGTCTAATACGAATCGACCTACGTTTTAaggattccccccaccccaccccccacaagcGAGACGCTTGGCTTTCTCTCATATTATAGGATTAAATGATTCTTTCTAATTTAGTTGATTCAAGTAAAATTAATCGAAATGTTTAAGTAAAACATTATAGAATGTAAATTTGTATTTgcaaacacagaaaataaaactgaagattcAGATAAAAAGCCCGtcattatatattttattttctttcaaatTGTAGATCCACTAGCTAACATACAACATTCTACAAATATTCTTTgcacaaagaaacaaataattttaaaatactaACAACGCAACCTTTTTTAAATAGATAAACAAACATATgtttatatgtatgtgtgtgtgtatatatatatataactttaaAGTAAAGTAAAAATATAACACCGATTTTCAACATGAAATACCCACGAAGGTACAGGGCAGGTGCTCAAAATGTTGCAGCTTGACAGATTTTTTGAGGCACCATTTCGGTatttttctcgctctctctctctctctctctctctcttaatatatatatatatatatatatatatgctgtgTATATATCCTTTCAATAAAGGCAATAACAAGTTTTTTAAGACCATAGTCGTTAAGTCTGCTGCCTCATAGCATAACAGTCGTTTTTTAAAAGACCAATGCAAGCATGTGGCGATTCTGATTATTGGCAGTCTTTGCCCAATTGAAATGTGCAGGAATTCGggggcattctctctctctctctctccccctctctcagatGTCACAGTCACTATCGCTCGATGTGATGGAGATCGCCAAAGTCGCTGATTTGTTCCTCCCGGAGACGCTGCAGAGACTGATGGCGGGACTTGAGGCGGCCACCAGTGGTTCCACGGCGGCGTCTTTCTCGTTCAAGGAGCGCACGGTTGCCTGCGACaaaatctgctgctgtagcctgccCCCGCGAGGGAAAAGAACACAGCGAGGAATTATACAGCAATCTCAAAGTAGTAACAATATACATTGACACACTACCGCACTTCAATAATGGGACCTAATAACACATCCAAGGAGCACCTTTAAGATTTGTAAAAGGCGAGttgaacaataaaaaaaaatcaagattatTCCTTTAAAACATGCTGGCATTTTTTAAAAACACGCTGGCGtttttaaaaacacacacacgGAATCAGATAAAACACTGAAATCCCAGAAATATGTGTAAACGTCAGAAAGATTCATTTAGTAGTATTGCACGCTTATATTTTGTATTGCCCAAATGCTCCTGTGACCCGTTTTATAAGGAAATCTGAGTGCTTATTTGAAAATGAACCTACTCAAACTAATTTACGCAGTTACTGCGCGAACTATATATAACATGAAGTATTATCTTGCGACAGATATGGTTTATGAGTTCGCTTTACCCGTCAGTTTTAAGCACTCACAGGTATGCATCAACAGATCAGTGAATTCCATTTTCAACCTCTGCAGTAAAGCGCTGCAAAGTTTTATTTTTTCTAAAACAGGGTTTCAAATTATATGCGTAATTAAAATTGGGATAACTTTAAGTAAAATCaaacaataatttttttaaaaattactttcgTACATTACTAGATTTATTGTTGCTGCATTTGTCAGAACGGTTGATCCAATAGATATTTATTTATCCAATGCATATACACAGGTACTGTATTTAAGGAGCTCATACAGTATGCACTCACCTATTTTTAGCGGCGGCTGCTCTGTCTCTTTGCCTTCGATTCTTAAACCAGTTACCCACTTGTGTTGGTGTAAGTCCAGTTGCTTGAGCAAGCTCTCGTTTTTTGCTGGGATTCGGATAGGGGTCTTGCAGGTACCACTCTCTCAACAAATGCCTCGTCCTCTCTTTGAAGCAGTGAGTCTTTTGTTCTCCGTCCCAGATGGTTCTGGGTAGGGGGAACTTCTTTCTCACCCTGTACTTGTCCACTGGTCCCAAGGGGCGACCTCTTAATTTCTCTGCTTCCTGGTAATGTGCTTCTAGCCAAAGGGCCTGCAACTTGCCGTGTGACTCCTTGGTGAATTTGTGATTCTCCAGAACATGGTACAGCTCTCTGAAGTTGCCCGTGTGGAAAGCGACGATAGCCCGTGCTCTGAGTACGGACTCGTTTTTGTTGAGTGCCTCACATGCTGCTGGGGCCACTGGCAGCGACCAGAGGAAGCGACCGAGGCGCTCTATGTCTCCGCTCTCCTCTAGTGTCTCACAAACCCCCGCCACCTGCTGAGGGCTGAAATTCAGAATTGGCAGCTggaacattgatttttctttaAGACGAAGCGAAATAAATGTAAACCCAAATTACGGTACGAACTCCAATGGGCAAAACAAGCAGCCGATGCGTTTTAGTTAGATTCCCATACGCCAAACATGAACTTGGTGCTTCAAGTGACAGGGTTAGCAGTTGATCCTTTGCGGTTGCGATGATGAGATGCTGTTAAAAGCCGAAGAAAAAAAGGATTCAGCCCACGTCTGATTTTCTATTGGACTTGGCAGATTCAGTGCCTGGTTGCCATGGCTGCCTGTCAATCACTGTCAAGTTTGCCAATCAACCAGAAGCAAGAGTCTGAATTTTACCACCTCCAAATAAACAGTGCTTTTCTTGAAAAAGCAAGCATGCTGACTTTCGTTTCTATATTTGATAAACCTAACAAAACACAAGCAATGAAAAATTAATGGTACGGATAAAACAAAAACACTTCCACGGGTAAAAGGGAAAGGAACTTGATATAACGCCATTCGTAAAACACAATGCAGTCGATTCGGGATGTAAGATTCACATATCGCTTAGATTGAAAATTTGTAGGTGGACCAGTTTGAAATATTAATTCACGTGGCAAAATTCAACTCTCCAGTGTTTGTTCAGTAAGTATATTTGTTTTCTACTTGTAATAATACGTATTGTGCAAAATCCAAAGGTGTGAAATAATACGGCGATTTGGTCAATTCTCTAGTCTCCATGTCATTAGCATTATCTATCTGTACAATTGTTACAAAGTATTCCAAAACATctcaaatagcatttagaattaAGCATACTGGGACATTTTCATCAAACTGGCGAGCTATATATTATCTCATTTAACTTATAGCCCGCATTATTGTAATTATACTGTTATATACCGTAATCTTGAAAACTTAATATATCATTATCTTAAAGATAAacaattaagttcaaagtaatacATGCCTAATGATGTTCATATCCACGACGTGAAAAAATCCGATGGTTTTATAGCCTATTTAAAATGATCTGATGTAT containing:
- the six6a gene encoding homeobox protein SIX6a; the protein is MFQLPILNFSPQQVAGVCETLEESGDIERLGRFLWSLPVAPAACEALNKNESVLRARAIVAFHTGNFRELYHVLENHKFTKESHGKLQALWLEAHYQEAEKLRGRPLGPVDKYRVRKKFPLPRTIWDGEQKTHCFKERTRHLLREWYLQDPYPNPSKKRELAQATGLTPTQVGNWFKNRRQRDRAAAAKNRLQQQILSQATVRSLNEKDAAVEPLVAASSPAISLCSVSGRNKSATLAISITSSDSDCDI